A stretch of Malassezia japonica chromosome 6, complete sequence DNA encodes these proteins:
- a CDS encoding uncharacterized protein (EggNog:ENOG503NZ28; TransMembrane:1 (n10-21c27/28o139-164i); COG:S; SECRETED:SignalP(1-27)) has translation MAMASMWGRVAGIALVLLCFFAVDVSAKKPAYEKVRFDDIQALTFFRGKETLARRTHPIPQLRCEGELCSKFQPRVVQCVSRGDAQWKCEAELPNWASLGAVKVSCEGWDRADDKYVLRGSCGLRYELVSSANSSGSDWASTLFLIVFWAFFGYIVLCCLYAIFGPRPDTLGSAPGQGPDAPPPPYPGQGKPDSWRPGFWSGMGLGAIAARLFGPGRQRTAYPYGPSYGTMPPSGAQDYYYGHNHAADVPSSSTTHSSAGFGGTENR, from the exons ATGGCCATGGCATCCATGTGGGGCCGTGTGGCGGGGATCGCGCTGGTGCTGCTGTGCTTCTTTGCCGTGGACGTGAGCGCAAAGAAACCGGCTTATGAAAAAGTCCGCTTCGATGACATCCAGGCGCTGACCTTTTTCCGAGGCAAggagacgctcgcgcgccggacgcaTCCCATCCCGCAGCTGCGGTGCGAAGGCGAGCTGTGCTCCAAGTTCCAGCCGCGGGTCGTGCAGTGCGTCAgtcgcggcgacgcacagTGGAAG TGCGAGGCTGAACTGCCGAACTGGGCGAGCTTGGGCGCCGTAAAGGTGTCATGCGAAGGCTGGGACCGTGCAGACGACAAGTACGTCCTGCGTGGATCCTGCGGCCTGCGCTACGAGCTTGTCTCGTCTGCAAACAGCAGTGGGTCAGACTGGGCGTCGACGCTCTTCCTGATTGTCTTTTGGGCTTTCTTCGGCTACATTGTTCTGTGCTGCCTCTACGCCATCTTTGGGCCGCGCCCGGATACGCTCGGAAGCGCGCCAGGGCAAGGGCCGGATGCACCTCCGCCGCCGTACCCCGGACAAGGCAAGCCCGACTCGTGGCGCCCTGGCTTCTGGTCGGGCATggggctcggcgcgatcgctgcgcgcctctttggccCTGGACGCCAACGCACGGCCTACCCATACGGCCCGTCTTATGGAACCATGCCGCCGTCAGGTGCTCAAGACTACTATTACGGACATAaccacgccgccgacgtcccGTCGTCTTCCACGACGCACAGCAGTGCTGGATTCGGCGGCACAGAAAACCGCTAA
- a CDS encoding uncharacterized protein (BUSCO:EOG09264C3V; SECRETED:SignalP(1-22)) has translation MARSLLWTAAVAALAAVVSVRATPASEFSYEVLKSTTYDIVFENETVSKTDALQLLRHEGATGVEVQHYMQDSFNLTWGDPASYVCRYPPREAIDAVETKRKRLLTLADKQAILQKGLEAIQERKGKCIVNVRGYFAYHFCFNTRLRQLPTTTYVAKLQTATSGDDPQHDEYIMGVWRPEMDQVPEKQLNGVQAFGDVDSGTALRPVVEAEDRSGIYTDQTLYLAQTWRDGTVCDLNGLPRKTEIRYFCAPDDIERIESISEQRTLVDIYTPSLCNETAFARLAEEPVHFIQCRLITPDSEEQKTSYLKSVKRHNRKHHHVVEPEAKPELGEVPVDTYPDDVPLDLDDDIPEYNDDEDVKFLEKMTGQGESGREPDAQNDILREFLAVLQERTDELEEKIVAKIPQQGFESPHEDLDTEITKAGQEAREALELLKKSIESIGKKNDAQELQRLAKIQDWDIVKETEELNDALLGINDRLLQRQDSIQRQLDAIEGKESKSDPSETTPTTIDKKQGITDTTAKPVKKQAAQKSRVKDEL, from the exons ATGGCACGGTCCCTACTCTGGACAGCGGCCGTAGCGGCCCTTGCTGCGGTCGTGTCTGtccgcgcgacgcccgcaAGCGAGTTCTCATATGAAGTGTTGAAGTCGACGACCTACGACATTGTCTTTGAGAACGAGACAGTGTCCAAGACagacgcgctgcagctgcttCGGCACGAAGGCGCGACGGGCGTCGAAGTGCAACACTATATGCAAGATAGTTTCAACCTTACGTGGGGCGACCCTGCAAG CTATGTGTGCCGTTATCCTCCCCGTGAGGCGATCGACGCAGTAGAGACCAAGCGCAAGAGGCTTCTCACCCTGGCAGACAAGCAGGCCATCCTGCAAAAAGGCCTCGAAGCGATTCAGGAGCGTAAAGGAAAATGTATCGTCAACGTGCGTGGCTATTTTGCCTATCACTTTTGCTTCAACACAAGACTGCGCCAGCTGCCGACTACGACGTACGTTGCCAAGCTCCAGACGGCGACCTCGGGCGACGATCCCCAGCACGACGAGTACATCATGGGTGTATGGCGCCCGGAAATGGATCAGGTGCCTGAAAAACAGCTGAATGGAGTGCAGGCGTTCGGCGATGTGGACAGCGGCACGGCCCTGCGCCCGGTCGTCGAAGCCGAGGATCGCAGTGGGATTTATACAGACCAGACGCTCTACTTGGCACAGACCTGGCGGGACGGCACAGTGTGTGATTTGAACGGGCTTCCGCGCAAAACAGAGATTCGC TACTTTTGCGCCCCGGACGACATCGAGCGGATCGAGTCCATCTCGGAGCAGCGGAC CCTTGTGGACATTTATACGCCGAGCCTTTGCAACGAAACGGCTTTTGCACGTCTCGCAGAGGAGCCGGTGCACTTTATCCAGTGCCGTCTTATTACGCCGGACAGCGAAGAGCAAAAGACCAGCTACCTCAAATCAGTCAAGCGGCACAATCGCAAGCACCACCACGTCGTGGAGCCGGAGGCCAAGccggagctcggcgaggtcccCGTCGATACGTACCCCGATGATGTGCCTCTGGATCTTGACGATGACATTCCCGAGTACAATGACGATGAAGATGTCAAGTTCCTTGAGAAAATGACTGGGCAAGGCGAAAGCGGCCGTGAGCCTGATGCGCAAAACGATATCCTGCGAGAGTTTTTGGCTGTATTGCAAGAGCGTACCGATGAGCTGGAAGAGAAAATTGTGGCAAAGATTCCCCAACAGGGCTTTGAATCACCTCACGAGGACCTTGACACGGAGATCACCAAGGCGGGTCAAgaagcgcgcgaggcgctcgagctgctcaagaaGAGCATCGAGAGCATTGGGAAAAAGAACGACGCGCAGGAACTCCAACGATTGGCCAAAATTCAAGATTGGGATATTGTTAAGGAGACCGAAGAGCTCAACGATGCCTTGCTTGGAATTAACGATCGATTGCTCCAACGTCAGGATAGCATTCAGCGCCAACTGGATGCGATCGAGGGCAAGGAGAGTAAATCTGACCCGTCTGAGACTACACCCACGACTATTGACAAGAAACAAGGCATAACGGACACCACCGCAAAGCCGGTCAAGAAGCAAGCCGCCCAGAAGTCTAGAGTCAAAGACGAATTGTAG
- a CDS encoding protein-L-isoaspartate(D-aspartate) O-methyltransferase (COG:O; EggNog:ENOG503P13J), translating into MAWRCSGKTNAELIANMQSAGLIHSQRVAEAMLRVDRANYVLPRAKAMAYEDSPQSISYNATISAPHMHAHVAELLLSHLKPGSSVLDVGSGSGYMLAVFHQLTKTEPKRGHIVGIEHIQGLTDFSVANMRNDGLADELRSKRIAVVTGDGRKGYETMGPYHAIHVGAAASTVPDALVEQLARPGRLIIPVDNPKGSGQYVTYFDLWELWQIDKDTDGKVVRKKLFDVMYVPLTDAASQWEP; encoded by the exons ATGGCGTGGCGCTGTTCGGGAAAGACGAATGCCGAGCTGATTGCCAACATGCAATCGGCGGGCCTTATTCATTCGCAGCGCGTAGCCGAG GCCATgctccgcgtcgaccgTGCCAACTACGTCTTGCCGCGTGCGAAAGCAATGGCGTACGAGGACTCGCCCCAGTCGATTAGCTACAATGCTACTATCTCGGCACCCCACATGCATGCGCATGTCGCCGAGCTTCTTCTTTCTCACTTGAAGCCTGGAAGCTctgtgctcgacgtgggATCTGGTTCGGGCTACATGTTGGCCGTTTTTCACCAACTGACCAAGACAGAGCCCAAGCGTGGTCATATTGTCGGCATCGAGCACATCCAGGGCCTGACCGACTTTAGTGTTGCGAATATGCGCAATGACGGTCTCGCTGATGAGCTTCGCTCCAAGCGGATTGCCGTTGTGACGGGCGACGGTCGAAAAG GGTACGAAACCATGGGACCGTACCATGCGAtccacgtcggcgcggccgcttcGACCGTCCCTGATGCATtggtcgagcagcttgcgcgccCGGGCCGCCTGATCATTCCGGTCGACAACCCCAAAGGCAGCGGACAGTACGTTACATATTTTGACCTCTGGGAGCTCTGGCAGATTGACAAAGACACGGATGGCAAAGTTGTTCGAAAAAAGCTATTCGACGTTATG TATGTGCCTCTTACGGATGCTGCATCGCAATGGGAGCCATAG
- a CDS encoding uncharacterized protein (EggNog:ENOG503PM2T; COG:B) — protein sequence MDPDTFLPLAARLNTTAKAYAATEAVAAHLMPFSIEYNGPAPVDTYLVLHKPDEKATEPVDLQADTEAVSAFRGRKIHGTKLQLPKNYTLGFFHMREEEAPVDFNAAPKSTRVKSSVSAVTAPPAPVRGSRFTLDDDEDEEDEEGALDHTGFHDYPSAADEPEETSAGPEPLAWAKHGLHPVASAGNSLWVWGPDGPIDSGDDAYIRTCNEWLTAIAPVLHR from the exons atggATCCGGACACCTTTTTGCCGCTGGCAGCACGGTTAAACACGACCGCAAAGGCGTATGCGGCCACAGAAGCGGTAGCTGCACACCTCATGCCTTTTTCGATTGAATACAATGGCCCTGCACCTGTTGATACGTACTTGGTCCTTCACAAGCCTGACGAGAAAGCGACCGAGCCTGTGGACTTGCAAGCCGATACCGAGGCCGTGTCGGCCTTTCGTGGACGAAAAATCCACGGCACCAAGCTTCAACTCCCGAAGAACTACACACTCGGCTTCTTTCATATGCGCGAGGAAGAAGCGCCCGTTGACTTTAACGCCGCGCCGAAATCTACTCGCGTCAAATCGAGCGTCAGTGCTGTGACCGCTCCTCCTGCTCCTGTGCGTGGATCGCGCTTCACATTggatgacgacgaggacgaggaagacgaAGAAGGGGCATTGGACCACACAGGTTTCCACGACTATCCTTCTGCAGCAGACGAGCCAGAAGAAACTTCGGCTGGGCCAGAGCCTTTGGCATGGGCCAAGCACGGACTGCACCCCGTTGCCTCGGCGGGCAACTCGCTATGGGTATGGGGTCCAGACGGCCCGATTGACTCGGGCGACGATGCCTATATCCGGACATGCAACGAATGGCTCACTGCCATCGCACCCGTC TTGCATCGCTAG
- a CDS encoding uncharacterized protein (COG:Q; EggNog:ENOG503NUN7), which yields MALRSVLRLSEAVRAALQDGRPIVALESTIITHGLPKPINYETAAAAEAAVRNAGAEPATIALFDGAAHVGLTHAQLERIADSEANTTIKASRANIAAVLAKGRGYVGGTTVSGTMALAHLAGIHVFATGGIGGVHRGGENSMDVSADLTELGRTPVAVFSSGAKSILDIPRTLEYLETQGVPVFSLNPSGEFPSFYTAASGHYVPSVSGVQEAARAIALNQALGLQNGMLFGVPIPPEFEEEGRVIQQAVEVAVKESVEQGIDRQGKLATPWLLRRVSQLAKESVKSNIGLMLNNARTAAECAVELSAVLKEPMDEAPKQYGGATLEAHQAACEILVMGCSAVDITAQCTSEPALRSTAPGQVSFSLGGVAQNVARAAHAMAPRPDAVVLAAPCNPDDALGQYMQAEMERRALRCDALVHVPGGRTAVCNLLLDAAGDLETGIADMQIVEAAFSGETIERVWKAHATEKLAIVAADANMAPAALARLAALGDEANVPVLFEPTSVAKSVRLVEALLPHDLQVQFATPNVYELAAMAEQVPVSGTAPPAPRSLLDGIPQTAAEKIVQDAQILSVLVRTQFIKLGAYGVLLAHCTSDALTLYHIPPIPLDPSKPHNSTGAGDTFTGAILAGIIIPSFVYLSQQQNGFVRDPKSGEWFSEDSYAHGKKPAQIQQGHGPGVYSNVMKGFSNLWNMGHTTTPGAAVHTSTQFAAPTAAPTAPTVLDEPEVQGAYAHKMANATAKAALGRATWHFLHTMTLRFPEKPTKQQSEDLRQFFHLFSLLYPCGDCASHFQQLLKDLPPQVGSRKNAALWLCNAHNAVNERLGKPEFDCRQLNSTYDCGCGPEPVEPLASIRPADATGEAHIMPIG from the exons ATGGccctgcgcagcgtgctccggctgagcgaggcggtccGTGCAGCGCTGCAGGACGGCCGGCcgatcgtcgcgctcgagtcgaCCATTATTACACACGGCCTGCCGAAGCCGATTAACTACGAaacggcagcggcggccgaggcggcggtgcgcaacgcgggcgccgagccggcgACCATTGCGCTTttcgacggcgccgcgcatgtGGGGCTGAcgcatgcgcagctcgagcgcattgcCGATAGCGAGGCAAACACGACAATCAAAGCAAGCCGCGCAAATATTGCGGCAGTGCTCGCCAAGGGTAGGGGATACGTCGGCGGGACGACGGTGAGCGGCACGATGGCCTTGGCGCACCTCGCAGGCATCCACGTATTTGCGAccggcggcatcggcggcgtgcaccgcgGGGGAGAGAACTCGATGGATGTCAGCGCAGACCTGACTgagctcgggcgcacgccTGTCGCCGTCTTTAGCTCGGGCGCCAAGTCGATCCTCGACATtccgcgcacgctcgagtacctcgagacgcaggGCGTGCCGGTGTTCTCGCTGAACCCCAGTGGCGAGTTTCCGTCGTTCTACACGGCCGCTTCGGGACACTATgtgccgagcgtgtcggGTGTCCAGGAAGCCGCACGGGCCATTGCACTGAACCAGGCCCTGGGGCTGCAAAACGGTATGCTGTTTGGCGTGCCAATTCCCCCAGAGTTTGAGGAGGAGGGCAGGGTGATCCAGCAGGCGGTCGAAGTCGCCGTAAAGGagagcgtcgagcagggcaTCGACCGTCAAGGAAAACTCGCGACGCCTTGGCtcttgcgccgcgtctcgcagctcgccaaagaGTCGGTCAAGAGCAACATTGGTCTCATGCTGAACAATGCACGCACCGCTGCCGAGTGCGCCGTGGAGCTGAGTGCCGTGCTCAAAGAGCCtatggacgaggcgccgaagCAGTATGGCGGCGCCACGCTCGAG GCGCACCAGGCAGCTTGCGAGATCCTCGTGATGGGCTGCAGTGCCGTCGACATTACGGCGCAGTGCACGTCGGAACCAGCGCTTCGGTCGACCGCGCCGGGCCAAGTGAGTTTTTCGCTGGGCGGCGTAGCGCAGAacgtggcgcgcgcggcgcacgccatggcgccgcggccagaTGCCGTGGTCCTCGCCGCACCGTGCAACcccgacgatgcgctcggccagtACATGCAGGCTGAAATGGAGCGGAGAGCACTGCGatgcgatgcgctcgtgcatGTGCCGGGCGGGCGTACGGCCGTGTGCAATCTTTTGCTGGACGCTGCCGGGGATCTCGAAACGGGCATCGCCGATATGCAGATTGTCGAAGCGGCTTTCTCGGGCGAGACGATCGAGCGGGTGTGGAAGGCACATGCTACGGAAAAGTTGGCCATCGTGGCAGCAGATGCCAATAtggcgcctgctgcgctcgcgcgcctggcTGCTCTCGGTGATGAAGCAAATGTTCCTGTGCTCTTTGAGCCAACGTCTGTCGCCAAGTCGGTCCGCCTGGTCGAGGCACTGCTCCCTCATGATCTGCAGGTCCAGTTCGCAACGCCAAACGTGTATGAACTGGCTGCAATGGCAGAGCAGGTACCGGTATCCGGCACAGCTCCGCCTGCTCCCCGTTCGCTCCTGGACGGTATACCCCAAACGGCAGCCGAAAAAATCGTCCAGGACGCGCAGATCTTGTCGGTGCTCGTCCGCACGCAGTTCATCAAGCTCGGTGCATATGGTGTCTTGCTTGCGCACTGTACGAGTGACGCACTCACTTTATACCACATTCCCCCGATTCCCTTGGATCCAAGCAAGCCACACAACAGCACAGGGGCAGGCGATACCTTTACCGGCGCCATTCTCGCCGGAATCA TCATTCCGTCGTTTGTTTACCTGTCACAACAGCAGAATGGTTTTGTTCGTGACCCCAAGTCCGGCGAGTGGTTCTCGGAGGACTCATACGCACATGGCAAGAAACCGGCGCAGATTCAGCAAGGCCACGGGCCCGGCGTCTATTCCAATGTTATGAAGGGGTTCTCGAACCTGTGGAACATGGGCCACACGACTACCCCCGGTGCGGCGGTGCACACCAGCACGCAGTTTGCGGCACCCACCGCTGCGCCCACGGCGCccacggtgctcgacgagcccgaggtGCAAGGCGCCTACGCACACAAAATGGCCAATGCTACCGCCAA ggccgcgctcggccgcgctaCGTGGCACTTTTTGCACACCATGACGCTCCGGTTCCCCGAGAAGCCCACAAAACAGCAGTCGGAGGACCTGCGCCAATTCTTCCACCTTTTTTCCTTGCTATACCCCTGCGGCGACTGTGCGTCGCATTTCCAGCAGCTACTGAAGGACCTGCCCCCGCAAGTCGGCTCGCGCAAAAATGCAGCGCTCTGGCTCTGCAATGCGCACAATGCCGTGAACGAGCGGCTGGGCAAGCCAGAGTTTGACTGCCGCCAACTCAACTCCACGTACGATTGCGGTTGTGGCCCTGAACCTGTCGAACCCCTCGCTTCGATCCGCCCAGCGGACGCGACGGGCGAAGCGCATATCATGCCCATTGGATAG
- a CDS encoding uncharacterized protein (EggNog:ENOG503NY1X; COG:I; MEROPS:MER0035041): protein MSELPLGAAYHGATAEALELARKEAGDAYLPSVFNPGTLSKKGPLRVAKDRISAKYSADGKPGFDIYYELHGTGPKRISLLMGLNNSCFGWLDQVEEFGADPEYSVLVIDNRGYGNSQAPYMRYTTSEFAKDVLEVYEEIGWTQDKSVNLVGVSMGGMIALELSRMCPERFHSLLLLSTTAGERHNLPPYRGVRAITLSMTEQILGFGKPSDRVYRIIDVLFPPEWQDAKSERDPSRTNREVVRPQFMWRFGFAQRPHPHGAISQIAAGLTHRVSEKDLAKIDQTIPKICILTGDWDNLVDPSHSKYMKSKMPHAQYELWPGAGHAIHVQYAKRFNAMLREFTQ from the coding sequence ATGTCCGAACTTCCCCTGGGTGCTGCGTACCACGGCGCTACTGCTGAGGCGCTTGAGCTTGCGCGCAAAGAAGCTGGTGATGCTTATCTGCCCAGCGTCTTCAACCCCGGCACGCTCTCCAAGAAAGGGCCGCTGCGTGTTGCCAAGGACCGTATCAGTGCGAAGTACTCGGCGGACGGCAAGCCCGGTTTCGACATTTACTATGAACTGCACGGCACGGGCCCCAAGCGCATCTCCCTGCTCATGGGCCTGAACAACTCGTGCTTCGGGTGgctcgaccaggtcgaGGAGTTCGGCGCGGACCCGGAGTACTCGGTGCTTGTGATTGACAACCGCGGGTACGGCAACTCGCAGGCGCCGTACATGCGCTACACCACCTCCGAGTTCGCCAaggacgtgctcgaggtgTACGAGGAAATTGGATGGACGCAGGACAAGAGCGTCAACCTCGTCGGTGTGTCGATGGGCGGCATgattgcgctcgagctgtcGCGCATGTGCCCCGAGCGCTTCCACTCGCTGCTTCTGCTGAGCACGACGGCGGGTGAGCGCCACAACCTGCCTCCGTACcggggcgtgcgcgcgattACGCTCAGCATGACCGAGCAGATCCTTGGCTTTGGCAAGCCGTCCGACCGCGTGTACCGCATCATCGATGTGCTCTTCCCCCCCGAGTGGCAGGATGCCAAGAGCGAGCGCGATCCTTCGCGCACGAATCGCGAGGTTGTGCGCCCCCAGTTCATGTGGCGCTTCGGctttgcgcagcggccACATCCCCACGGCGCCATCTCCCAGATTGCCGCCGGCCTGACCCACCGCGTCTCTGAAAAGGACCTGGCCAAGATCGACCAGACGATTCCCAAGATCTGTATCCTCACCGGCGACTGGGACAACCTAGTCGACCCGTCTCACTCCAAGTACATGAAGTCCAAGATGCCCCATGCTCAGTACGAACTCTGGCCGGGCGCCGGCCACGCCATCCATGTGCAATACGCCAAGCGGTTCAATGCCATGCTCCGCGAATTCACCCAGTAG
- a CDS encoding protein N-terminal methyltransferase (COG:S; EggNog:ENOG503NX0G; BUSCO:EOG09262SWJ), protein MPETVVRAVHPTPNVAKGIEYWESVPATVDGVLGGFGNGTLPRVDAMGSRTFLLRVLPYLSSTPPCAYNGTPKEWLEERIEERGGRGATVTRALDCGAGIGRVSEHSLLPLVDEVHLVEPVHKFLQQAKRSSENWAPLSQTESTSPFHAKKVAYFHTSTLQGFPIARPYTAVKDAALQIPPTVMGNMAPPPTEEPVQFDAVWCQWCLQHLSESDLLKFLKEAKRALKAPSGSGEHAFPGGVIVVKENVCRDGEGGTESTWYDEEDFSVTRSRKLYERLFNAAELEVVRTEVQLGFPEELFDVQMWALR, encoded by the exons ATGCCCGAGACGGTGGTGCGTGCCGTGCACCCCACGCCGAATGTGGCCAAGGGAATCGAGTACTGGGAGAGTGTGCCTGCGACCGTAGACGGTGTGCTGGGAGGATTTGGAAATGGCACACTGCCGCGCGTCGATGCGATGGGCTCGCGCACGTTTCtgctgcgtgtgctgcCCTACCTGAGCAGTACGCCGCCGTGTGCGTACAATGGCACGCCGAAAGAGtggctcgaggagcgcatcgaggagcgcggcggacgcggtGCGACAGTCacccgcgcgctcgactgcggcgcgggcaTTGGGCGCGTGTCGGAGCACAGTCTGCTCCCTCTCGTCGACGAagtgcacctcgtcgagccggTACACAAGTTTCTGCAGCAGGCCAAGCGCAGCTCGGAGAACTGGGCGCCGCTCTCGCAGACCGAGTCGACCTCGCCCTTCCACGCAAAAAAGGTGGCCTACTTCCATACGTCGACCCTGCAAGGCTTCCCGATCGCGCGGCCGTACACGGCCGTGAaagacgccgcgctccagaTTCCCCCGACAGTCATGGGCAATATGGCGCCTCCACCGACAGAGGAGCCGGTGCAGTTTGATGCAGTATGGTGCCAGTGGTGCCTGCAGCACCTGTCCGAGTCGGACCTGCTCAAATTTCTGAAGgaggcgaagcgcgcgctcaAGGCCCCATCGGGCTCCGGTGAGCACGCGTTCCCGGGTGGTGTGATTGTCGTCAAGGAAAACGTgtgccgcgacggcgagggcgGAACGGAATCGACGTGGtacgacgaagaggacTTTTCCGTGACGCG ctcgcgcaagCTCTACGAGCGTCTCTTTAATGCAGCTGAGCTCGAAgtcgtgcgcaccgaggtCCAACTGGGCTTTCCGGAGGAGCTATTTGATGTACAGAT GTGGGCACTGCGTTAA
- a CDS encoding uncharacterized protein (TransMembrane:11 (o12-31i43-62o74-94i106-128o183-200i212-235o255-284i305-324o330-349i370-388o408-432i); EggNog:ENOG503NU9A; COG:P): MLEIIETELTQISKGFAIMGGFIVIYGLVSYMVKERLYLSEPLLAMTLGIIVGPHVLNWVNPFEWGDTETYHEVTYQLARIVVGVQVLFTGILLPDKYLWKQWKSLSVLLILIMTTAWFVTALFVWAMVDGLTFLEALCISSAVTPTDPVLANSITSGRFAEEHVEERVRHIILAESGANDGLGFPFLFLAVFLLARTHADYGTSIGEEVGRWIYSVLIYQILLSCVYGAVMGYVARKTLRWAAEHKLIDMSNFFSYGFGLAIFTLGTAGLFGTDDILACFVAGNSFTWDDWFRLRQEESDFQEIIDMLFNTAIFIYIGMIIPWKDYSDAMIGLSGWRIVVLGILVILFRRPPWVVLFYKIIPALHHWKEAVFAGWFGPIGVGAVYYIEVAIRKVPDDGTREHLRRVVNPVVLFCVFSSIVTHGFTVPIVYFGPGVVRHTRTLTRASTTVSPSPKRSWKEFFSHYFDEKEPVDEEADAAPDASNAHKPGGISAPTDARLHDHYIPEHEPFSRARGNELPPDIAAHPHVKQVPLQLDSDSAYGAHAAPTTADASDDLPKPAPALLRASPAPEFAPTPGKTPPAA; the protein is encoded by the exons ATGTTAGAAATCATCGAAACGGAGCTCACGCAAATCTCCAAAGGATTTGCGATCATGGGCGGATTCATTGTAATTTACGGCCTCGTTAGCTATATGGTAAAAGAGCGCTTGTACCTCTCGGAGCCTTTGCTCGCCATGACACTAGG CATTATTGTCGGGCCTCATGTCCTGAACTGGGTCAACCCGTTCGAGTGGGGCGACACCGAGACGTACCATGAAGTTACGTATCAGCttgcgcgcatcgtcgttGGCGTGCAAGTCCTCTTCACTGGCATCCTCCTTCCCGACAAGTATCTCTGGAAGCAGTGGAAGAGTCTCTCGGTCCTGCTAATTCTGATCATGACCACCGCCTGGTTCGTCACTGCGCTCTTTGTGTGGGCCATGGTCGACGGGCTGACGTTCCTGGAAGCGCTGTGCATTTCGTCGGCCGTGACGCCGACGGACCCGGTGCTGGCCAACTCGATTACGTCGGGTCGctttgccgaggagcacgtcgaAGAGCGCGTGCGTCACATTATTCTGGCAGAGAGCGGCGCAAACGATGGCCTGGGCTTTCCGTTTTTGTTCCTCGCTGTGTTTCTcctggcgcgcacgcatGCCGACTACGGCACATCGATTGGCGAGGAGGTCGGGCGCTGGATCTACAGCGTGCTCATCTACCAGATCCTTCTTTCGTGCGTATATGGCGCGGTGATGGGCTACGTCGCACGCAAGACGCTGCGTTGGGCGGCCGAGCACAAGCTGATCGACATGTCGAACTTCTTCAGCTACGGCTTTGGCCTCGCCATCTTtacgctcggcacggcggGCCTGTTTGGCACCGACGATATCCTCGCCTGCTTTGTGGCCGGCAACTCGTTTACGTGGGACGACTGGTtccgcctgcgccaggaAGAGAGCGACTTTCAGGAGATTATCGACATGCTGTTTAATACGGCCATCTTTATCTACATCGGCATGATCATCCCCTGGAAGGACTACAGCGATGCGATGATCGGTCTGAGCGGctggcgcatcgtcgtcctcggcatCCTCGTGATCCTCTTCCGCCGCCCACCCTGGGTCGTGCTTTTCTACAAAATCATCCCCGCGCTGCACCACTGGAAAGAGGCCGTGTTCGCCGGCTGGTTCGGCCcgatcggcgtcggcgcggtgtACTACATCGAGGTGGCCATCCGCAAGGTGCCCGACGACGGCACACGCGAGCACCTACGCCGCGTCGTAAACCCGGTCGTGCTCTTTTGCGTCTTTTCGTCGATTGTCACGCACGGCTTCACCGTCCCAATCGTCTACTTTGGgcccggcgtcgtgcgtcacacgcgcacgctcacgcgcgcctcgacgacggtCAGCCCAAGCCCCAAGCGCTCGTGGAAGGAATTCTTTTCGCACTACTTTGACGAAAAGGAGCCcgtggacgaggaggcggacGCCGCACCCGACGCAAGCAACGCCCACAAGCCCGGTGGTATCAGTGCGCCGACCGACGCTCGGCTCCACGACCACTACATCCCGGAGCACGAGCCGTTTTCGCGCGCACGGGGCAACGAGCTGCCGCCCGAcatcgcggcgcacccgcACGTGAAGCAGGTCCCGCTCCAGCTCGATTCCGACTCTGCGTATGGcgcccacgccgcgccgaccacAGCTGATGCGTCCGACGACCTGCCGaagcccgcgccggcgctcctACGCGCCAGCCCCGCGCCGGAATTTGCGCCGACCCCGGGCAAAACACCGCCCGCTGCATAG